A stretch of Janibacter endophyticus DNA encodes these proteins:
- a CDS encoding phosphotransferase enzyme family protein, translating into MSRYEDLDEQRQVAVVTQAARLALPLLGIEAQHVGLVTHAYNTTFAVDLVAGGRVAVRVLVNSIADDAHVRGQLAWAQALAVAGVPVPPPWFGPGGEDVVVVRPEGAGRDFRVCASWWVTGTVHPEITTDQTHALGGVMARMHGQASRWSFPDGTGFPTMADPFCGYPDLVTPALTDQADRAVVAEAVRRSQTAVDAANAIGVLPVHGDLHAGNLLWEDGRVEPYVLDLDDAVVASPAHDIAVTAFYTRRSGDPEAMTRLFAGYAEHAALPPVSSSIFEGLVAARQLTLTASLLATVTPSFRAEAEAYLTTTTVRLRHYLDEGVLDSRLTAAG; encoded by the coding sequence GTGAGCCGTTACGAAGACCTCGACGAGCAGCGCCAGGTCGCCGTCGTCACCCAGGCGGCGCGCCTGGCCCTGCCGCTGCTCGGGATCGAGGCCCAGCACGTCGGCCTCGTCACTCACGCCTACAACACGACCTTCGCCGTCGATCTCGTCGCCGGGGGACGCGTCGCCGTCCGCGTCCTCGTCAACAGCATCGCCGACGACGCCCACGTCCGTGGCCAGCTCGCCTGGGCGCAGGCCCTGGCCGTCGCTGGGGTGCCGGTGCCGCCGCCGTGGTTCGGGCCCGGCGGCGAGGACGTGGTCGTCGTGCGGCCCGAGGGCGCCGGCCGCGACTTCCGGGTCTGCGCGTCGTGGTGGGTGACCGGCACGGTCCACCCGGAGATCACCACCGACCAGACGCACGCCCTCGGCGGCGTGATGGCCCGCATGCACGGGCAGGCGAGCCGGTGGTCCTTCCCCGACGGGACGGGGTTCCCGACGATGGCCGACCCCTTCTGCGGCTACCCCGACCTCGTGACGCCGGCCCTGACGGACCAGGCAGACCGGGCCGTCGTCGCCGAGGCGGTGCGACGGTCGCAGACGGCCGTCGACGCCGCCAACGCCATCGGCGTCCTGCCGGTCCACGGAGACCTGCACGCCGGCAACCTGCTGTGGGAGGACGGCCGGGTGGAGCCGTACGTCCTCGACCTCGACGACGCCGTCGTCGCCTCTCCCGCCCACGACATCGCGGTGACCGCCTTCTACACCCGCCGGTCGGGGGACCCGGAAGCGATGACGAGACTCTTTGCCGGGTACGCCGAGCACGCAGCCCTCCCGCCCGTCAGCTCGAGCATCTTCGAGGGCCTCGTCGCGGCCCGGCAGCTCACCCTGACCGCCTCCTTGCTCGCGACGGTCACGCCGTCGTTCCGGGCCGAGGCCGAGGCCTACCTCACGACGACGACGGTTCGCCTGCGCCACTACCTCGACGAAGGAGTGCTGGACAGCCGCCTCACCGCTGCCGGGTGA